The nucleotide window GTTCCAGGTCATGAACTCGATCACCGGCCGCACCCCCGTCATCGCCGCGCCCACACCCAGCCCCGCGAACCCGAGCTCGGTGATGGGCGTGTCGACCACGCGCATCTCGCCGTACTTGTCCAGCAGCCCCTTCGACACCTTGTAGGCGCCGTTGTACACGCCCACTTCCTCGCCCATCAGGAAGACGTCGGGGTCGCGCGCCATCTCTTCGTCGAGCGCCTGGTTCAGCGCCTCGCGATACGTGATCACCGCCATCGTCAGCGATTCCTCTCCGTTAAAGTGCCCAGTGCCAAGTGCCCAGTGCCCAGTAACTGCTTATCTCTCTCCAGCGATTTACGCAGAGAGACGAGCATGCGGGTGATTTCCGAGCACTTCTCCAGCAAGGCACCGAAATCCTTTTCTCCGACGTACTCCAGGTCGCGCGCCAGATACAACTGACTCCGGACCTCGCCGGCAGATCCGCGCGCGAAGGTGATGAAGCGCGCGAACTCCGGCTTGCTGTTCCGCTCGAACCCTTCCGCGATGTTCGACATCACCGACACGGATGCGCGCTGGATCTGGTCTCTCAACCCAAAATCCCTCGCGAACCTGCCGCTGCCGGTTACCCGATAGATGTCCACGCACAGTTGCTTCGCCTTCTGCCATGCTTTCAGGTCCTCGAACCTCGAAACCGGCAAGCGAGCCTCCCGGGTTTGGGGTTACTGGGCACTGGGCACTTGGCACTGGGCACTTCAGTTCAGCGATTCCTCATGTCGAAATAGAGCCTGCCGTTGACGTCCTCTTCGGCGTAGATGTCGGTGTAGACCTGGTCCACGCCCGGCTCGGGCGACTTGTCGGCGAACTCGGCGGCCTCCTCGGAGACGCGCTTGGCCTCGGCGTCCATCTCCTCGAGCTCCTTCTGGCTCAGGATCTCGTTGCGAGCCAGCAGCTCGCCGAAGATGGTGATGGGGTCGTTCGCCTTCTCCTTCTCCACGTCCTCCTTGGTCCGGTAGACGCCGGAGACGGGGTCGGACATCGAATGGCCCACGTAGCGGTAGGTGCGCGCCTCGATCAGCGTGGGCCCCTCGCCCGCCCGCGCGCGGTCCGAGGCTTCCTTAGCCACGCGGTACATGTCGAGCACGTCCATGCCGTCGGCGACGGCGCTCGGCATGGCGTAGGCGCTGGCCTTCTGCCAGATATCGTAGAGCGACGCGGCGCGCTCCCACGCCGTGCCCATCCCGAAGCGGTTGTTCTCCACGATCAGCACGAGCGGGAGCTTCCAGAGCGCGGCCATGTTCAGCGACTCGTGGAAGGCGCCCTGGTTCACCGCCGCCTCGCCGCAGTAGACCTGCATCACCCGGTCTTCCTGCTTGTACTTGATCTTCCACGCCACGCCGAGGGCCAGCGGGATCTGCGCGCCCACGATGCCGT belongs to Longimicrobium sp. and includes:
- a CDS encoding four helix bundle protein encodes the protein MPVSRFEDLKAWQKAKQLCVDIYRVTGSGRFARDFGLRDQIQRASVSVMSNIAEGFERNSKPEFARFITFARGSAGEVRSQLYLARDLEYVGEKDFGALLEKCSEITRMLVSLRKSLERDKQLLGTGHLALGTLTERNR
- the pdhA gene encoding pyruvate dehydrogenase (acetyl-transferring) E1 component subunit alpha, translating into MPETKTRQPVARAAEPSHDDAGLRQDGAPAAQPEQQQPKSDEERLQGLERDTLRQMMYDMLLARRFEEKAAESYALGKIGGFCHLYIGQEAVAIGAIHALRDDDYVMTAYREHVHALQKGVDPGAVMAELYGRADGCSKGKGGSMHMFRADTGYLGGHGIVGAQIPLALGVAWKIKYKQEDRVMQVYCGEAAVNQGAFHESLNMAALWKLPLVLIVENNRFGMGTAWERAASLYDIWQKASAYAMPSAVADGMDVLDMYRVAKEASDRARAGEGPTLIEARTYRYVGHSMSDPVSGVYRTKEDVEKEKANDPITIFGELLARNEILSQKELEEMDAEAKRVSEEAAEFADKSPEPGVDQVYTDIYAEEDVNGRLYFDMRNR